CCCATCGGCGGCGAGCAGCGATACATGGAGAACGTCTGCTCGCCTCCTTCACCACCTTCCCCCGCCTACACCGGCTTCGGCGTCGAGCTGGACTGGCTGCGACTGTGGTGGAACTATCACACCAATCCCCCGCTCGGTGTATTGGGCACTCGACCGAGCCACTACCAGATGATGAACGAGATCGACCGGTCATTGCCCTGGACGAACCTCGATACCTATTCCAACCTCGTCGACGGGGTTCTCGCGGAAAGCGGGATCGGCCAGCAGTACCGATTCGTCGGGCAAGCCCTGGACAACGGCTGCGCCCACTGACCCCTTGGCGGCCACCGGGGCGTGGATCCCCACGCCTCGGGGCCATCGCTCTTGTCTTCCGCACCTCGACCACATCTGCTGAGATCGACCCACCCCCACCCGCCCTTCACCCCTCCCGGGGTTGATGCTAGAATCCACGGGCCTCAGTAGAATCGATTGTGGAGAATTCGTTTTATGGCGGTATCCCTCAACCAGCTTCTGAAAGCCATGGTCGAGCAGGGCGGCTCGGACCTGCACATCACCACCAACGCTGCGCCCCAGGTTCGCGTGGACGGTGTGCTGCGGCCTATCAACGCGCCGCCGTTCACGCCGACCCAAACCAAGCAGCTGGCCTACTCGATCCTCACCGACAACCAGAAACAGCGGCTGGAAGAGAACCTGGAGATCGATTTCTCCTTCGGGATCAAGGGCCTGGCCCGCTTCCGCGCCAACGTCTTCCACCAGCGCGGCGCCATCGCCGCGGCCTTCCGGCAGATCCCTTACGAGATTCGCAGCTTCCGCGAGCTGGGGCTGCCGCCGATGGTGGAGAAGCTGTGCGAGAAGCCCCGCGGGCTGATCCTGGTCACCGGGCCCACGGGCTCGGGCAAGTCGACGACCCTGGCCTCGATGATCGACAAGATCAACCGCGAGCGCCACGAGCACATCGTCACCATCGAGGATCCGGTGGAGTACCTGCACTCGCACAAGAAGTGCATCGTCAACCAGCGAGAGCTCAACGCCGACACCCACAGCTTTACCAACGCCTTGAAGTCGGTGCTGCGTCAGGATCCGGACGTGGTGCTGGTGGGCGAGATGCGCGATTTCGAGACCGTAGAATCGGCGCTGCGCATTGCCGAGACCGGTCACTTGACCTTCGCCACCCTGCACACCAACTCCGCGGCCCAGACCATCAACCGCATCATCGACATCTTCCCCGCTCACCAACAGGGCCAGATCCGCGTTCAGCTCTCCTTCGTGCTCGAAGGGGTGCTGTGTCAGTCGCTGCTGCCCCGGGCCACCGGCAACGGTCGCGCCCTGGCGATGGAGATCATGGTCCCCAACTCCGGCATTCGCAATCTGATTCGAGAGGACAAGATCCACCAGATCTACGGCATG
The sequence above is a segment of the Acidobacteriota bacterium genome. Coding sequences within it:
- a CDS encoding type IV pilus twitching motility protein PilT translates to MAVSLNQLLKAMVEQGGSDLHITTNAAPQVRVDGVLRPINAPPFTPTQTKQLAYSILTDNQKQRLEENLEIDFSFGIKGLARFRANVFHQRGAIAAAFRQIPYEIRSFRELGLPPMVEKLCEKPRGLILVTGPTGSGKSTTLASMIDKINRERHEHIVTIEDPVEYLHSHKKCIVNQRELNADTHSFTNALKSVLRQDPDVVLVGEMRDFETVESALRIAETGHLTFATLHTNSAAQTINRIIDIFPAHQQGQIRVQLSFVLEGVLCQSLLPRATGNGRALAMEIMVPNSGIRNLIREDKIHQIYGMMQTGQAKHGMQTFNQSLAGLYFKRHITLQTALNRSSNADELQEIIARGAAALNPGGARPNTARR